The Raphanus sativus cultivar WK10039 chromosome 2, ASM80110v3, whole genome shotgun sequence genome includes a region encoding these proteins:
- the LOC108817597 gene encoding uncharacterized protein LOC108817597: MAATSARAFFMLSRVTDLSRKNLILHQPPPSSPRHRFPNHRAVSSAVISCLSGGGVSSDDSYVSTRRSKLDRGFAVIANLVNRIQPLDTSVISKSLSDSAKDSMKETISSMLGLLPSDQFSVSVTISEQPLYRLLISSIITGYTLWNAEYRVSLTRNYDIVSDPRKEDDQASKDDVSEKGVSEGLGDCVEELERMSPPPQVFGDLSPEALSYIQALQSELTCVKEELDSQKKKALQIECEKGSKNDLLEYLRSLDAEMVTELSQLSSPEVEEIVSQLVQNVMERIFEDQNTSALMQGSVIRTTESGGDGAGRTVDASRDYLAKLLFWCMLLGHHLRGLENRLHLSCVVGLL, encoded by the exons ATGGCGGCCACGTCAGCACGAGCCTTCTTCATGCTCTCTCGCGTAACGGACCTTTCACGGAAGAACCTCATCCTCCACCAACCTCCACCGTCGTCTCCTCGCCACCGGTTTCCGAACCACCGCGCGGTGTCCTCCGCCGTAATCAGCTGTCTCAGCGGAGGCGGAGTCTCCTCCGACGACTCGTACGTGTCCACTCGACGGTCGAAGCTGGACCGAGGCTTCGCCGTGATCGCGAATCTGGTGAACCGGATCCAGCCGCTCGACACCTCCGTCATCTCCAAGAGCTTGTCCGATTCGGCTAAGGACTCGATGAAGGAGACGATATCGTCTATGCTCGGACTCCTCCCTTCCGATCAGTTCTCCGTTTCCGTTACCATCTCGGAACAGCCTCTGTATCGCCTCCTTATCTCCTCCATCATCACAGG GTATACGTTGTGGAATGCGGAGTATCGTGTATCGCTGACGAGGAACTACGATATAGTGAGTGATCCTAGAAAGGAGGATGATCAGGCTTCGAAAGACGATGTATCTGAGAAGGGAGTGAGCGAGGGTTTAGGGGATTGTGTTGAGGAGTTAGAGAGAATGAGTCCTCCTCCTCAGGTGTTTGGAGACTTGTCACCTGAAGCTTTGAGTTATATTCAGGCGTTGCAGTCTGAGTTAACTTGCGTCAAAGAG GAGCTAGATTCACAAAAGAAGAAGGCTTTACAGATAGAATGTGAGAAAGGAAGCAAGAATGACTTGTTGGAGTATTTGCGTTCCTTAGATGCAGAGATG GTGACTGAGTTATCTCAACTATCTTCACCGGAAGTTGAAGAAATCGTGAGCCAGCTTGTCCAAAACGTGATGGAGAGGATCTTCGAGGACCAGAATACTTCAGCTTTGATGCAGGGTTCAGTCATAAGGACTACAGAAAGTGGTGGTGATGGAGCTGGTAGAACAGTAGACGCTTCCAGGGATTACCTCGCAAAGCTCCTTTTCTG GTGCATGCTATTGGGACATCATTTAAGAGGTCTGGAGAATAGATTACATCTTAGCTGTGTTGTTGGGTTGCTGTAA